From the genome of Amycolatopsis granulosa:
GCTGCTGTCCTACAACGAGGAGCCGATCAGCCTGGATCAGACGGTCGGCACGGACGGCACCAGCGTGCTCGCGGATTTCCTGTGCCACCCGGCGCGGCCCGGCGTGCCGTCGTCGTACCACGTGCTGCGCCGGGAGATCGACGATCTGCTGGGCACGCTCACCGCCCGCGAGCAGCAGGTGATCCGGCTGCGGTGTGGTCTGGACGACGGCCGTCAGCGCACCCTCGAGGAGGTCGGCCGCGAGCTCGGCGTCACCCGCGAGCGGATCCGCCAGATCGAGCGGCGCACGCTGGACAAGCTACGTGAGCAGTCCCGCACCAGCCGGCTGCAGGCCTACGTCTCCTGACGCCGCGACGCGAAGTCCGCAGCGCCGCCGCGCCGCCACCGTACCGGCGCCGGTGACCTGCGCGTTCGATCTCCCGTCGCGGTCAGCCCGGCGGTCCCGGTCCGGCAGCGGGGCCGGGCACACTGACCGCATAGCGACCGTCGAGGGGGAAGATGGGCAGGCTGACGTGGCTGACACGAAGTCCCGCTGCCGCACGTGCGGGGATTGGGACGGCTGGATCCTGGAGACCGACGTCGATCCGGTGACCGGTCTCGTCACCTCGCACGAGGCGCCGTGCCCGTGGTGCCGTCCGGCTTCGCGGCACCAGGAGGATCCGTTCCGGCCGTGGTGAAATTCGCAGCCCAGATGTAATACGTAGCGCTTGCAGGATCGTTCAACAATTGAGTACGGTCGCGGCACCCGAACGAACCGGAGTCGCCATGGCCGCTGTGCTCGAGGTCGTCGACAGCGGGCCGCTGTCGACGGTGCAGGACCTGGGCCGGCCCGGGTACGCCGACATCGGTGTGACCGCGTCCGGCGCCGCCGACCGCGCCTCGCTGAAGCTCGCGAACCACCTGGTGGGCAACAGCGCCGGCGCGGCGGCGATCGAGGTGACGTTCGGCGGGTTCGCCGCCCGCGCGAGCCGGGACCTCGTCGTGGCCGTGACGGGTGCACCGAGCCCGATCACCGTGGGCCGGACGAGTGCCCCGATGAACTCGCCGCTGCGGATCCCGGCGGGCACCGAGTTCCGGCTGGGATGGCCGGCCACCGGGCTGCGCAGTTACGTGGCGGTCCAGGGCGGTGTGACGGTCGAACCCGTCCTCGGTTCGCGGGCGACGGACCTGCTGACCGGGCTGGGACCGGATCCGTTGCGGCGCGGGATGGTTCTCCCACTGGGCGACCCGGTTCGCCCCGCGGCGCCGCACGGCGAGGCGCCGGTCTGCGCTCCCCCGTCGGACGAGCTGACGCTGCGCATGATCCCCGGTCCGCGCGACGACTGGTTCGCCGAGTCGGCGTCGCGGACCCTGCTGTCGCAGCCCTACGTCGTGACCTCGGAGAGCAACCGCATCGGAATCCGGCTGGACGGGCCGGTGCTGCCCCGCGCGCAGCAGGGGGAACTGGTCAGCGAGGGCATCGTGGCCGGAGCGTTGCAGGTGCCGCCGTCCGGAAGGCCGACGCTGTTCCTCGCCGACCACCCGGTGACCGGGGGTTACCCGGTGATCGCGGTGGTGGTGACCGAGGACGTCGACAAAGCGGCCCAGGCACGCCCGGGGATGCGGATGCGGTTCACCCTCGCCGACGTGCCAGCCTAGGGGCCGGGTTCGCGGGCTCCGGTGACGGAGCACCCGCTCACTGAACCCGGAGTGGACACTCCTCGGGCCGATCCCCGAATTTGGCTCGTGAGGACGCGCAGTGGAAGTAGGGCCCGGGCAGCGGCAGGAGCTCGGTGGCCGCGATCGCCGTTGCCGATCCGGAAGGTCCACATCGGACCTGGCTGGCACCGGCCTGCCGTCCCGGCGTCCGTCCGGCAGCTGCTGTGCCGGGTCGTCGTGCTCCGCCACCGGCCGTGCGGGCCGCCGGGCTGCCGGCACCGCGGGCGTGAGCACGCGAAAGGTGAGCCCGGTTCACCGACGTGTTCTCGTTCACTGAAGCGGGTGTATATCGTTTCGTGATCGGGCCGCGGGGAAAACGGGTTCTGGTTCCGGGAAATGAACCGAAATGCCTTCGAGTGTGAAGGAGGTTCCTACCGTGCCCACTCGAATACGCAGAATGATCACCGTGCCGATCACGTGCGCCGTCGCGGTCCTGGCGTTCACCGCGCCCGCGACCGCGGCGCAGCTGTCCACAGGCGACCGTATCGTGCACGCCGCGGCTGCACAGGCCGGAAAGCCCTACCGTTCCGGCGGTACCGGTCCGGGCGGGTTCGACTGCTCCGGCCTGGCGCAGTACGCGCACAAGCAGGTCGGCATCACCCTGCCCCGGACCGCCCGGGCGCAGCGGACGGCGGTCCGCGGCGTGTCCAAGCCGGACAAGCGGCCCGGCGACCTGGTGTTCTTCGCCAGCGGCGGCAAGGTTTACCACGTGGGTATCTACGCCGGGGACAACAAGATCTGGGCCGCTCCGGAATCGGGTGACGTGGTCCGGTTGCAAACCATCTGGACCAGTTCCTACACCGTCGGCCGGGCTTGGTGATCCCCGCCGCGGGGCATCCGGCGAACCGGTGCCCCGCGGCGTCATCCGGAGATCACCGCCGAAACGGCGTCCCGGGCGCATTCCTCGGCCATCACCGGATCCGGTGGCTCACCCATCAGGACCAGCCGGTGGTACAGCGGCGCCGTCGCCATCACCACGACCCGGTGCGCGTCCACCCCGTCCGGCAGCTCCCCGCGCGCCTGGGCCCGCGACACCACCACCGCGCACCGCCGGTACCGGTCGCGCCAGAACGCGCGCAACGCGGCCGCCGCCGGGGCCGACCGGAACGACGCCGCGATCAACGCCCGGGTCACCGACGAGGTGTCCCGCAGCGACTCGAACACCTCCCGGTTCACCGCGATCAGGTCACCCAGCAGTGAACCGGTGTCCGCCGGTGCCCAATCGTCCTGTGCCGCCGCGTCGAACACGTCCGCCAGCAGGCCGCCCACGTCCCGCCACCGCCGGTACACCGTCGCCCGGTGCACCCCGGAGCGTTCGGCGACGGAGTCGATGCTCAGCCCGTCGAACCCGGACTCGACCAGCAGGGACGTGACCGCATCCAGGACCCGCGCGCGGGTCCGGGCGGTGCGGCCGCCGGGGCGGCGCAAACCGGTTGCACCGGCCGACTCGCTCATGTCAGCATCTTAGCGCGACTTTCGTCGCGTTAAGGAGGCAACGTGCAGATCGACGAAATCGACGTGCCCGGCGCCGGGCCGTACGGGATCACCGAAGGCCCGGACGGCGCCCTGTGGGTGACGCTGGTCCACAGTGGCCAGATCGCCCGGATCGCGGGCGACATCACGGTGTTCGACCTCGACCCCGGCTGCGGGCCGGCGGTGATCACACCCGGTCCGGACGGTGCGCTGTGGTTCAGCCGCCTGCGTGACGACCGCATCGGCCGGATCACCCCCGGGGGCACCGCCACCTCCTACGCGCTGCCGGACGGCTGCGGCCCGTACGGGGTCGCCGCCGGACCGGACGGTGCGCTGTGGTTCACCGAGATGAACGCCGGCCGGATCGGCCGGATCACCGCGGGTGGCGAGATCACCGAGTTCTCGCTGGGCCTCGACGCCTCGTTCCCGTCCACCCTGGTCACCGGCGGCGACGGCGCGCTCTGGGTGACGCTGAACCAGGCGCACGCCCTCGCGCGCGTCACCACCACCGGCGAGGTGACCCGCTTCCCGCTCCCCACCGGGAACGCCGCGCCGGTCGGCATCGCCGCCGACGCGCATGCGGTGTGGTTCGCCGAAATCGGCGCCGGGCAGATCGGCCGCATCACCGGTGGCGAGATCACCGAGTTCCCGCTGCCGGACCGCGGAGCCCGCCCGCACGCGGTCGCCACCGATGGGCGCGGCGGGTGCTGGTTCACCGAATGGGGTGCGGGACGGGTCGGGCACGTGACCGCCGACGGTGAGTTCACGCATTTCACGCTGCCCACCCCGGGTTCCGAGCCGCACGGGCTCACCGTCGGCACGGACGGCTCGGTCTGCGCGGCGCTGGAGGCCGGCCGGATCGCCCGGCTGCGCGCCTGAAGAACCCGGCGGCCCACCACACACAGATTGTCCACAGTGGATCGACGCGGGCGGGCACGCGCGGCGGTACCGGTGGCGCGGCGGGGTGCGCGATAAGGTGCCGCCGGTGAACACGCAGCCGATCCCCGTGGTCCTGGTCGCCGGCTACCTCGGCTCGGGCAAGACGACACTGGTCAACCACCTCCTCACGCATGCGCGCGACCACCGCATCGGCGTCGTCGTCAACGACTTCGGCCGCGTCAACGTGGACGCGCTGGCGGTCGCAGGGCAGATCGACGCGATGCTGCCGGTGGGTAACGGGTGCCTGTGCTGCGCGGTGGATTCCGCGGGCCTGGACCGCATGCTGGAGCGGCTGACCGAGCCCGCACTGGGCATCGACGCGATCGTCGTCGAAGCCAGCGGCCTCGCCGAGCCACGCGACCTGGTGCGCATGCTGCTGGCCGGGGAGAACCCGCGGATCGCGTACGGCGGGCTGGTCGAGGTCGTGGACGCGGTCGAATTCGAGGCCAACCGGATCCGTCACCCCGAGCTGGACGAGCACCTGCGCTTCGCCGACCTGGTGGTGCTGAACAAGACCGACCAGCGGGACGACGAAGACCTGCGGGAACTGGTGCGCGAGCTCAGCGGCGGCCGCCCGGTCGTGCGGGCGTCGTTCGGCGCGATCGATCCGGGTCTGCTGTTCGATCCGGGCCGGCCGGAGCCGGTGGCACGGCAGCTGTCGTTCGACGACCTGCGCCACCAGGACGGCCACCTCGGCCACCCCCACGCGCACCTGCACGACGCCTACCGCAGTGTCGAGTTCTCCTCGGCGACACCGCTGCACCCGCGGCGGTTGCTGAACTTCCTGACCGAACGGCCGGCCGGGTTGTACCGGATGAAGGGGCCGGTGCACTTCGGCGTGCCCGGCCACGACGACCGCTTCCTGTTGCACACCGTCGGACCGTACCTGCGGTTCCACCGCTCGCCGTGGGGCGACGAGGCACCCGGCACGCGGCTGGTGCTGATCGGGACCGGCCTCGACGCCGACGACCTGCTCGCGCGGCTCTCGGCCTGTGTGGAACCCGTCCCGGCGGCCCGCACCGAGCGGGCGATCCTGCCGGTGCTCAAACACTGCGGGTAGCGACCGGCTCGTGCCGACGATCTGGACCGGAAAGATGGGCCAGGACCTGTCGCCACCCGCGTGCGTGGACAAGACTGTGCTGGTGACGGACGAACTCATCAGACCCGCCGATCTCGAACTCGCCGACGCGCTCAGCGCCGTCGTGCGAACGCTCGAGCCGGAGCCGGACGTCGGGCAGACCGTCGGCAACATCGTGGCAGCCGTCGCGGCAACCGTGCCGGGCACCGAGGACGCCGGGGTCTCACTGCTCGACTCGGGTGCGTTGCGGACCGTCGCGCCGTCGAGCGAGCGGGTGGCGCGGCTCGACGAGTTACAGCACGAGCTGGGCGAAGGGCCGTGCGTGGACGCGGTGTTCGCCGGCACCGTCTACCGCACCGGCGACATCCGCGCCGACGATCGCTGGCCGAAATTCGGTGCGGCCGCCGCCGAGCTGGGGATCAGCTCGATGCTCGCGATC
Proteins encoded in this window:
- a CDS encoding biotin-dependent carboxyltransferase family protein, yielding MAAVLEVVDSGPLSTVQDLGRPGYADIGVTASGAADRASLKLANHLVGNSAGAAAIEVTFGGFAARASRDLVVAVTGAPSPITVGRTSAPMNSPLRIPAGTEFRLGWPATGLRSYVAVQGGVTVEPVLGSRATDLLTGLGPDPLRRGMVLPLGDPVRPAAPHGEAPVCAPPSDELTLRMIPGPRDDWFAESASRTLLSQPYVVTSESNRIGIRLDGPVLPRAQQGELVSEGIVAGALQVPPSGRPTLFLADHPVTGGYPVIAVVVTEDVDKAAQARPGMRMRFTLADVPA
- a CDS encoding C40 family peptidase yields the protein MITVPITCAVAVLAFTAPATAAQLSTGDRIVHAAAAQAGKPYRSGGTGPGGFDCSGLAQYAHKQVGITLPRTARAQRTAVRGVSKPDKRPGDLVFFASGGKVYHVGIYAGDNKIWAAPESGDVVRLQTIWTSSYTVGRAW
- a CDS encoding TetR/AcrR family transcriptional regulator — protein: MSESAGATGLRRPGGRTARTRARVLDAVTSLLVESGFDGLSIDSVAERSGVHRATVYRRWRDVGGLLADVFDAAAQDDWAPADTGSLLGDLIAVNREVFESLRDTSSVTRALIAASFRSAPAAAALRAFWRDRYRRCAVVVSRAQARGELPDGVDAHRVVVMATAPLYHRLVLMGEPPDPVMAEECARDAVSAVISG
- a CDS encoding virginiamycin B lyase family protein; the encoded protein is MQIDEIDVPGAGPYGITEGPDGALWVTLVHSGQIARIAGDITVFDLDPGCGPAVITPGPDGALWFSRLRDDRIGRITPGGTATSYALPDGCGPYGVAAGPDGALWFTEMNAGRIGRITAGGEITEFSLGLDASFPSTLVTGGDGALWVTLNQAHALARVTTTGEVTRFPLPTGNAAPVGIAADAHAVWFAEIGAGQIGRITGGEITEFPLPDRGARPHAVATDGRGGCWFTEWGAGRVGHVTADGEFTHFTLPTPGSEPHGLTVGTDGSVCAALEAGRIARLRA
- a CDS encoding GTP-binding protein, with the protein product MNTQPIPVVLVAGYLGSGKTTLVNHLLTHARDHRIGVVVNDFGRVNVDALAVAGQIDAMLPVGNGCLCCAVDSAGLDRMLERLTEPALGIDAIVVEASGLAEPRDLVRMLLAGENPRIAYGGLVEVVDAVEFEANRIRHPELDEHLRFADLVVLNKTDQRDDEDLRELVRELSGGRPVVRASFGAIDPGLLFDPGRPEPVARQLSFDDLRHQDGHLGHPHAHLHDAYRSVEFSSATPLHPRRLLNFLTERPAGLYRMKGPVHFGVPGHDDRFLLHTVGPYLRFHRSPWGDEAPGTRLVLIGTGLDADDLLARLSACVEPVPAARTERAILPVLKHCG
- a CDS encoding GAF and ANTAR domain-containing protein — translated: MTDELIRPADLELADALSAVVRTLEPEPDVGQTVGNIVAAVAATVPGTEDAGVSLLDSGALRTVAPSSERVARLDELQHELGEGPCVDAVFAGTVYRTGDIRADDRWPKFGAAAAELGISSMLAIRLFTGKTLLGALNLFSSEPDAFDESAVHVGSLFAAHAAVALAGSRAQEQLRSALETRDVISMAKGILMERHRVTDDQAFTLLVRASQNSNRKLHDVADWLVRGTNNAVTGSD